A stretch of Pseudomonas sp. LRP2-20 DNA encodes these proteins:
- the tal gene encoding transaldolase, producing the protein MTSKLEQLKQFTTVVADTGDLDAITRLKPVDATTNPSLLLKAAAIPGYAELLKQVKADAKGNVDLACDKFAVAVGAGILKVIPGRISTEVDARLSFDEPALLNKARQLIDLYEAAGVSKDRVLIKLASTWEGIRAAEKLEKEGIQTNLTLLFSFAQAQACADAGVFLISPFVGRIYDWYKKSTGQEYVGAEDPGVQSVTRIYNYYKANGYNTVVMGASFRNIGQIEQLAGCDRLTISPDLLDKLSSDQGELPRILQPGNAGEAKQVLNESQFRWAMNEDAMGTEKLAEGIRQFARDQEKLEKLMAEKA; encoded by the coding sequence ATGACCTCCAAGCTGGAACAACTCAAGCAGTTCACCACCGTAGTCGCCGACACCGGGGACCTGGATGCCATTACCCGTCTCAAGCCGGTCGATGCCACCACCAACCCGTCGCTGCTGCTCAAGGCCGCCGCCATCCCGGGCTATGCCGAGCTGCTCAAGCAGGTGAAGGCCGATGCCAAGGGCAATGTCGACCTGGCCTGCGACAAGTTCGCCGTGGCCGTGGGCGCGGGCATTCTCAAGGTCATCCCGGGGCGTATCTCCACCGAAGTGGATGCGCGCCTGTCGTTCGATGAGCCGGCGCTGCTGAACAAGGCCCGCCAGCTGATCGACCTTTACGAAGCTGCTGGAGTGTCCAAAGACCGCGTGCTGATCAAGCTGGCCTCCACCTGGGAAGGTATCCGCGCCGCCGAGAAGCTGGAAAAGGAAGGCATCCAGACCAACCTGACCCTGCTGTTCTCCTTCGCCCAGGCCCAGGCCTGCGCCGATGCTGGCGTGTTCCTGATCTCGCCGTTCGTGGGCCGCATCTACGACTGGTACAAGAAGAGCACCGGCCAGGAATACGTCGGCGCCGAAGACCCGGGCGTGCAGTCGGTCACTCGTATCTACAACTACTACAAGGCCAATGGCTACAACACCGTGGTCATGGGCGCCAGCTTCCGCAATATCGGCCAGATCGAACAACTGGCCGGCTGCGATCGCCTGACCATCAGCCCAGACCTGCTGGACAAGCTGAGCAGCGACCAGGGCGAGCTGCCGCGCATCCTGCAACCGGGCAATGCCGGCGAGGCCAAGCAGGTGCTGAACGAAAGCCAGTTCCGCTGGGCGATGAACGAGGATGCCATGGGCACCGAGAAGCTGGCTGAAGGGATTCGCCAGTTTGCCCGGGATCAGGAGAAACTTGAGAAGTTGATGGCGGAAAAAGCCTGA
- a CDS encoding oxidoreductase yields the protein MLQVLLADPSVAQVHALSRRPFVVSHPKLHIHLVNFNRLPPLPQADEVYLALGTTIKVAGSQAAFRTVDHDANLAVAQAAVAAGVRRVGLVSAAAANARSSMFYNRVKGELEDALKAMDLTALVIAQPSLLLDYRNGLGQPLRIGEILSIPIAMLLAPLLPGTYRPVYARAVALALVQTLPAAQGVVVLASGTMVKIGQAHSAKSQ from the coding sequence ATGCTGCAGGTACTGCTGGCTGATCCATCGGTTGCGCAGGTGCATGCCCTGAGCCGTCGCCCCTTTGTAGTCAGCCACCCCAAGCTTCATATTCACTTGGTGAATTTCAACCGCTTACCCCCGCTACCGCAAGCCGATGAGGTCTATCTCGCGCTGGGCACCACGATCAAGGTTGCCGGCAGCCAGGCAGCTTTCCGCACCGTGGATCACGATGCCAACCTGGCCGTTGCCCAGGCAGCCGTCGCGGCCGGTGTACGGCGAGTGGGGCTGGTCAGCGCGGCCGCCGCCAATGCGCGCTCCTCGATGTTCTACAACCGCGTCAAGGGTGAACTGGAGGATGCCCTCAAGGCAATGGACCTGACGGCCCTGGTCATTGCCCAGCCTTCTTTGCTGCTGGACTACCGCAACGGTCTGGGACAGCCGCTGCGCATCGGCGAGATCCTCTCGATACCGATTGCCATGTTGCTGGCACCGCTGCTGCCTGGCACCTATCGTCCGGTGTATGCACGTGCCGTGGCTCTGGCACTGGTTCAGACCTTACCGGCGGCCCAGGGCGTGGTCGTGCTGGCCTCCGGCACGATGGTCAAAATTGGACAGGCACACTCAGCGAAATCGCAGTGA
- a CDS encoding patatin-like phospholipase family protein, with product MDRARRYLVALLAVSLLGACAGAPERHDKSFEGAWLVNGTFQTTAATPTSKPSQTWPRVALVLGGGGLRGYAHIGVLQALQEAGIHPDLVVGTSIGAIIGAAYASGTSPDQLWKQANSLHFSTLADLAWSGPGFVKGEALERWANDLVGEQPIESFPVRFAAVTTDIDQSLPFVITRGDAGEALRASAAIPGVFLPVESSGHRFVDGGVTSLVPVQAARALGADLVIAVDIYCHGPRYPSSSAVSMWLRVSQTQSCLLSGPEAESADVLIAPVITPAGVGDAEGRELARRLGHDAAVAALPALQAAMRQ from the coding sequence TTGGACAGAGCACGTCGGTATCTGGTAGCGCTGCTAGCCGTCAGCCTGCTGGGCGCCTGTGCCGGAGCCCCGGAACGCCACGACAAGAGCTTTGAAGGCGCCTGGTTGGTCAATGGCACCTTTCAGACAACAGCCGCAACCCCGACCAGCAAGCCGAGCCAGACGTGGCCACGCGTTGCCTTGGTACTCGGCGGCGGCGGCCTGCGCGGTTATGCGCACATCGGTGTACTACAAGCACTGCAAGAGGCCGGTATCCATCCCGACCTGGTCGTGGGCACCTCCATCGGTGCCATCATCGGCGCTGCCTATGCCTCCGGAACCTCACCCGATCAATTGTGGAAACAAGCCAATTCCTTGCACTTCAGCACCCTGGCCGACCTAGCCTGGAGCGGCCCGGGATTCGTCAAAGGCGAAGCGCTGGAACGGTGGGCCAACGACTTGGTGGGAGAGCAGCCTATCGAAAGCTTCCCAGTGCGTTTTGCCGCTGTGACCACCGATATCGATCAATCGCTGCCCTTCGTGATCACCCGAGGTGATGCCGGCGAGGCACTGCGGGCCTCCGCTGCGATACCGGGGGTGTTCCTGCCAGTGGAGTCCTCGGGGCATCGGTTCGTCGACGGCGGGGTGACCTCGCTGGTGCCGGTGCAGGCCGCGCGTGCGCTGGGGGCCGATCTGGTGATTGCCGTGGACATCTACTGCCATGGACCACGCTACCCGTCGAGCTCTGCGGTGTCGATGTGGTTACGGGTGTCGCAGACACAAAGTTGCCTGCTGTCCGGCCCCGAAGCCGAATCGGCCGATGTGCTGATCGCACCAGTGATCACACCTGCCGGAGTCGGTGACGCAGAGGGGCGGGAGCTCGCCCGTCGCCTCGGCCACGATGCTGCCGTCGCAGCGCTACCTGCCCTGCAGGCTGCGATGAGACAATGA
- a CDS encoding alkaline phosphatase D family protein, whose product MTSSPLPLVLAGPVLRRLEPHRLAIWLVGSQPLQPEFIFDGTAKVGCQVVAIGQHAFIHLLDIHFAEPLPRNVAIHYDLLINGQGIASWAPHLLYPGSQRPSLVLRDRLDQLLHGSCRKPHHPAADGLLCADRLLQACHAPQERPAVLLMTGDQVYADDVAGPMLRAIHALIERLGLFDETLDGAVVSDSQALYRHPASYYHRADLLPAQARNETLRERFFGGKRKPIFSSSNADNHLVTFAEVMAMYLLVWSPQPWRLIDLNMPAGLSPRHQQRYHEELPLIEAFAANLGQVARVMAHLPCLMIFDDHDITDDWNLSAQWEETAYGHPFSRRIIGNALLGYLLCQAWGNDPDACNSLIGQCQTLPRQQDQLIAELLRFQGWQYSLPSEPPLLVLDTRTRRWRSESDLGKPSGLLDWEALCELQQALLDHPSAVIVSPAPIFGVKLIETVQKVFSWLGYPLLVDAENWMAHRGAAQVILNIFRHSRTPGHYVILSGDVHYSFVYEVLIRHRQRSPHLWQVTSSGIKNEFPRRLLDVLDRLNRWLYSPRSPLNWFTKRRQMEVVPRTPSRSKAGERLWNGAGLGQVFFDEQGRPARVLQLSADGSEAAEFAQRE is encoded by the coding sequence ATGACCTCATCCCCATTGCCCCTCGTGCTCGCCGGCCCGGTACTGCGCCGCCTCGAACCGCATAGGCTGGCCATCTGGCTGGTTGGCAGCCAACCCCTGCAACCGGAATTCATCTTCGACGGCACCGCCAAGGTGGGCTGCCAGGTCGTTGCGATCGGCCAGCACGCCTTCATTCACCTGCTGGACATCCACTTCGCCGAGCCGCTGCCGCGCAACGTCGCCATCCACTACGACCTGCTGATCAACGGCCAGGGCATTGCCAGCTGGGCCCCGCACCTGCTCTACCCCGGCAGCCAGCGCCCAAGCCTGGTGCTGCGTGACCGCCTGGACCAGCTGTTGCATGGTTCCTGCCGCAAACCCCATCACCCGGCCGCCGATGGCCTGCTCTGCGCCGACCGCCTGCTGCAGGCCTGCCATGCGCCGCAGGAGCGCCCTGCCGTGCTGTTGATGACGGGCGACCAGGTTTACGCTGATGACGTTGCCGGCCCGATGCTGCGCGCCATTCATGCGCTGATCGAGCGCCTGGGCCTGTTCGACGAAACGCTGGACGGCGCGGTGGTCAGTGACAGCCAGGCGCTCTACCGCCACCCCGCCAGCTACTACCATCGCGCCGACCTGCTGCCTGCCCAGGCACGCAACGAAACCCTGCGTGAGCGTTTCTTCGGCGGCAAGCGCAAGCCGATCTTCTCTTCCAGCAATGCCGACAACCACCTGGTGACCTTCGCCGAGGTCATGGCCATGTACCTGCTGGTGTGGTCGCCACAACCCTGGCGCCTGATCGACCTGAACATGCCTGCAGGCCTGAGCCCTCGACACCAGCAGCGCTACCACGAGGAACTGCCGCTGATCGAGGCTTTCGCTGCCAACCTGGGCCAGGTGGCGCGGGTGATGGCCCACCTGCCTTGCCTGATGATTTTCGACGACCACGACATCACCGATGACTGGAACCTCTCCGCGCAGTGGGAAGAAACCGCCTACGGCCACCCGTTCTCGCGGCGGATCATCGGCAATGCGCTGCTCGGCTACCTGCTGTGCCAGGCCTGGGGCAATGACCCGGATGCCTGCAACAGCCTGATCGGGCAGTGCCAGACGCTGCCCCGCCAGCAGGACCAGCTGATCGCTGAGCTGCTGCGCTTCCAGGGCTGGCAATACAGCCTGCCCAGCGAGCCACCGCTGCTGGTGCTGGACACCCGCACGCGCCGCTGGCGCAGCGAAAGCGACCTGGGCAAGCCATCCGGCCTGCTCGACTGGGAAGCGCTGTGCGAGCTGCAGCAGGCGCTACTGGACCACCCTTCGGCGGTCATCGTGTCACCGGCGCCGATCTTTGGCGTGAAGCTGATCGAAACCGTACAAAAGGTGTTCAGCTGGCTGGGTTACCCGTTGCTGGTGGATGCCGAGAACTGGATGGCCCACCGTGGCGCAGCACAGGTGATCCTGAACATCTTCCGCCATTCGCGCACGCCGGGGCATTACGTGATTCTGTCGGGTGACGTGCACTATTCGTTCGTCTACGAGGTGCTGATCCGTCATCGCCAGCGCAGCCCGCATCTATGGCAAGTGACCAGCAGCGGGATCAAGAACGAATTCCCGCGGCGCTTGCTGGATGTACTGGACCGGCTCAACCGCTGGTTGTACTCGCCACGCTCACCGCTGAACTGGTTTACCAAGCGCCGGCAGATGGAGGTGGTGCCACGCACGCCCAGCCGCAGCAAGGCCGGGGAGCGGCTTTGGAATGGGGCGGGGTTGGGGCAGGTGTTCTTCGATGAGCAGGGGCGGCCGGCGCGGGTGCTTCAGCTGAGTGCGGATGGCAGTGAAGCGGCCGAGTTTGCGCAACGTGAGTGA
- a CDS encoding phosphoethanolamine transferase CptA, which produces MANTASPSAPKRVDWAGLGWLLLFFWYFSGVTQALLLFSGTTGFAGFRDALFLSTLWFVPVLLLPRLTRTLAAVIGVVLWAASLVGLSYFGIYHQEFSQSVIFVMFESNTAEAGEYFSQYFSIGLMLGLLAYTVGAVLLWTRVRPVTLRLRSRIPVVVLLLVANLVLPFYKQMVTQERNFADAAEKVQQRMEPAVPWQLVVGYRQYLQQLNNMQNLLAQNAALPPLQNLQDSSGEAPRTLVLVLGESTTREHMHLYGYNRDTTPNLDALAAADKSLTVFQNVVTPRPYTIEVMQQILTFGDEEHPDRFLTEPSLMNLMKQAGYKTFWITNQQTMTKRNTMLTTFSQQTDEQVYLNNQRNQNASQYDEVVLPPFEKALKDPAPKKLIIVHLLGTHMDYRYRYPDAYQHFTDRKGAPEALTDDQVETYNFYDNAVRYNDFVVSSLIKQYAATTPNGFLLYLSDHGEDVYSSGNHDRLGRNEGAPTRPMYTVPFLLWTSPSWQAAHPRDLQAMANRPYSSAHLIHTLSDLAGLSYDKYEPAKSLVNAQFAAAPRWIGDPYRKDGLHEFDLLPQDKAEHTQETAANVQK; this is translated from the coding sequence GTGGCAAACACCGCATCCCCATCCGCGCCCAAGCGCGTGGACTGGGCCGGCCTGGGCTGGCTCTTGCTGTTCTTCTGGTATTTCTCCGGCGTCACCCAGGCGCTTCTTCTGTTCAGTGGCACCACCGGTTTCGCCGGTTTCCGCGACGCCTTGTTCCTCAGTACCCTGTGGTTCGTCCCGGTGCTGCTGCTGCCACGCCTCACCCGCACCCTCGCCGCCGTCATCGGCGTGGTGTTGTGGGCTGCCTCGCTGGTGGGTTTGAGCTATTTCGGCATCTACCATCAGGAGTTCTCGCAAAGCGTCATCTTCGTGATGTTCGAGTCGAACACCGCCGAAGCGGGCGAGTACTTCAGCCAGTACTTCAGCATCGGCCTGATGCTCGGCCTGCTGGCCTACACCGTGGGCGCAGTGCTGCTGTGGACCCGCGTTCGCCCGGTTACCCTGCGCCTGCGCAGCCGCATCCCGGTCGTGGTGCTGTTGCTGGTCGCCAACCTGGTGCTGCCGTTCTACAAGCAGATGGTCACCCAGGAACGCAACTTCGCCGACGCGGCAGAGAAAGTGCAGCAACGCATGGAGCCTGCCGTGCCTTGGCAGCTGGTGGTCGGCTACCGCCAATACCTGCAACAACTGAACAACATGCAGAACCTGCTGGCCCAGAACGCCGCCCTGCCCCCGCTGCAGAACCTCCAGGACAGCAGCGGCGAAGCCCCGCGCACCCTGGTACTGGTGCTTGGTGAGTCGACCACCCGCGAACACATGCACCTGTACGGCTACAATCGCGACACCACCCCCAACCTGGACGCCCTGGCCGCTGCCGACAAGAGCCTGACCGTGTTCCAGAACGTGGTCACCCCGCGCCCTTACACCATCGAGGTGATGCAGCAGATCCTCACCTTCGGCGACGAAGAACACCCCGACCGCTTCCTCACCGAGCCGTCGCTGATGAACCTGATGAAACAGGCGGGCTACAAGACCTTCTGGATCACCAATCAGCAGACCATGACCAAGCGCAACACCATGCTCACCACCTTCTCGCAGCAGACGGATGAGCAGGTGTACCTGAACAACCAGCGCAACCAGAACGCCAGCCAGTACGACGAAGTGGTGCTGCCACCGTTCGAGAAGGCCCTGAAGGACCCGGCGCCGAAGAAGCTGATCATCGTCCACCTGCTGGGCACGCACATGGACTACCGCTACCGGTACCCGGATGCCTATCAGCACTTCACCGATCGCAAGGGCGCCCCAGAAGCGCTGACCGATGACCAGGTGGAAACCTACAACTTCTATGACAACGCCGTGCGCTACAACGACTTCGTGGTGTCGAGCCTGATCAAGCAGTACGCGGCGACCACCCCGAACGGCTTCCTGCTGTACCTGTCCGACCACGGTGAAGACGTGTACAGCTCCGGCAACCACGACCGCCTGGGCCGCAACGAAGGCGCGCCGACCCGGCCGATGTACACCGTGCCGTTCCTGCTGTGGACCTCGCCGAGCTGGCAGGCGGCGCACCCGCGCGACCTGCAGGCCATGGCCAACCGCCCCTACAGCAGCGCGCACCTGATTCACACGCTGTCGGACCTGGCGGGTTTGAGCTACGACAAGTACGAACCGGCCAAGAGCCTGGTGAACGCGCAGTTTGCCGCAGCACCGCGCTGGATCGGCGACCCGTACCGCAAGGATGGGCTGCATGAGTTCGACCTGTTGCCGCAGGACAAGGCGGAACATACGCAGGAAACGGCTGCCAACGTTCAGAAGTAG
- the dusA gene encoding tRNA dihydrouridine(20/20a) synthase DusA, whose amino-acid sequence MMDWTDRHCRFFLRLLSKHTLLYTEMVTTGALLHNDAHRFLRHDVSEHPLALQLGGSVPADLAACAKLAEEASYDEVNLNVGCPSDRVQNNMIGACLMAHPTLVADCVKAMQDAVSTPVTVKHRIGINGRDSYAELCDFVGHVREAGCRSFTVHARIAILEGLSPKENREIPPLRYDVAAQLKADFPDLEIVLNGGIKTLAECQGHLETFDGVMLGREAYHNPYLLAEVDQQLFGSEAPVVSRSEALEQLRPYIVAHMQSGGAMHHITRHILGLGQGFPGARRFRQLLSADIHKAAEPLKVFDQAAELMQGR is encoded by the coding sequence ATGATGGACTGGACAGACCGCCACTGCCGCTTCTTCCTGCGCCTGCTCTCCAAGCACACCCTGCTCTACACCGAAATGGTCACCACCGGCGCCTTGCTGCATAACGACGCCCACCGTTTCCTGCGCCACGACGTCTCCGAGCACCCGCTGGCCCTGCAGCTGGGCGGCAGCGTACCGGCCGACCTGGCCGCCTGCGCCAAACTGGCCGAGGAAGCCAGCTACGACGAGGTCAACCTCAACGTCGGCTGCCCGAGCGACCGGGTGCAGAACAACATGATTGGTGCCTGTCTGATGGCCCACCCGACGCTGGTGGCCGATTGCGTGAAGGCCATGCAGGATGCGGTATCCACCCCGGTGACGGTGAAGCACCGCATCGGCATCAATGGCCGCGACAGCTATGCCGAACTGTGCGACTTCGTCGGCCACGTGCGTGAGGCCGGGTGCCGGAGCTTTACCGTGCATGCGCGGATCGCGATTCTGGAAGGGCTGTCGCCGAAGGAGAACCGCGAGATTCCGCCGCTGCGCTATGACGTGGCGGCGCAGTTGAAGGCGGACTTCCCGGACCTGGAGATCGTGCTCAATGGCGGGATCAAGACCTTGGCCGAGTGCCAGGGGCACCTTGAGACTTTCGATGGGGTGATGTTGGGGCGTGAGGCGTACCACAACCCTTACCTGCTGGCCGAGGTGGATCAGCAACTGTTTGGCAGCGAGGCGCCCGTGGTGAGCCGGAGCGAGGCACTGGAGCAGCTGCGGCCTTATATCGTGGCGCACATGCAAAGCGGGGGCGCTATGCATCACATCACCCGGCATATTCTGGGGCTGGGCCAAGGGTTCCCGGGGGCGCGGCGGTTCCGGCAGTTGCTGTCGGCGGATATTCACAAGGCGGCGGAGCCGCTGAAGGTGTTCGATCAGGCGGCGGAGTTGATGCAGGGGCGATAG
- a CDS encoding anti-virulence regulator CigR family protein, with protein sequence MCNMRRKLNVAAVLSLALVVSPMLLADPGKGKGHEKGGEHANQGHQGNHNDWHDGPSVDVGGVRVILNDHRDYWNPGSSLPPGIQKNLARGKPLPPGVAKKLDSRLIGQLPHYDGYEWRQAGTDLLLVAITSGLIYEVLHNVLD encoded by the coding sequence ATTTGCAACATGAGAAGGAAGCTCAATGTCGCCGCAGTGCTCTCTCTGGCACTGGTTGTAAGCCCGATGTTGCTGGCAGACCCCGGAAAGGGGAAAGGCCACGAAAAGGGAGGCGAACACGCAAACCAAGGGCATCAGGGCAACCACAACGACTGGCACGACGGGCCGTCCGTCGACGTGGGCGGGGTGCGCGTCATCCTCAATGATCATCGTGATTATTGGAATCCAGGCTCTTCCCTACCACCAGGTATCCAGAAGAATCTGGCACGCGGCAAACCTCTCCCGCCCGGGGTCGCCAAAAAGCTGGATAGCAGATTAATCGGACAACTTCCTCATTACGATGGCTATGAGTGGAGACAAGCCGGAACTGACCTGCTCCTTGTGGCTATTACCTCAGGTCTAATCTATGAAGTGCTGCATAACGTTCTAGACTAA
- the rssC gene encoding anti-sigma factor antagonist RssC, with protein MSTGRIQFAEQSGTFVLKFVGEVRLTLCSALDATIEKIFTALNFSTIVIDLTETESIDSTTLGLLAKLSILSRQKVGLLPTVVTTNPDISRLLQSMGFDQVFNIVDRPVPRPECLTDLPSQDQNEDVVRSKVLEAHKILMGLNDSNREAFHDLVNALERT; from the coding sequence ATGAGTACCGGTAGAATCCAGTTCGCCGAGCAGAGCGGTACCTTTGTACTGAAATTCGTCGGTGAAGTGCGCTTGACCCTGTGTTCGGCGCTGGATGCGACGATCGAGAAGATTTTCACCGCGCTGAACTTCTCGACCATTGTCATCGACCTGACCGAAACCGAAAGCATCGACAGCACCACGCTGGGCCTGCTGGCCAAGCTGTCGATCCTGTCGCGACAGAAGGTGGGCCTGTTGCCGACCGTGGTCACCACCAACCCGGATATTTCGCGTCTGCTGCAATCCATGGGCTTCGATCAGGTGTTCAACATCGTCGACCGCCCGGTACCGCGCCCCGAGTGCCTGACCGACCTGCCGTCCCAGGATCAGAATGAAGATGTGGTGCGCTCCAAGGTGCTGGAGGCGCACAAGATTCTCATGGGCCTGAACGACTCCAATCGCGAAGCCTTCCATGACCTGGTGAATGCGCTGGAGCGGACCTGA
- a CDS encoding phosphatase PAP2 family protein yields the protein MGELEALNRSFFLLINAGGDTPHWLIQLAIGIAAGLIYLLPVLLLGFWLWGSPGERRLMLKATLVTVIALLANQLIWAIWPHPRPFMIGLGHTWMMHAPDSSFPSDHMTVFACIGFTLLLDGLSGWGLIILLTGLSVAWARVFLGVHFPLDMVGGMVVSLLVYAGFSPVWRRIGQPVTDLAQRCYRSLMAVPIKAGWLRG from the coding sequence ATGGGCGAACTTGAAGCACTCAACCGCAGCTTTTTCCTGCTGATCAACGCTGGCGGCGACACGCCGCACTGGCTGATTCAGCTCGCCATCGGCATCGCTGCCGGCCTGATCTACCTGCTGCCCGTGCTGCTGTTGGGCTTCTGGTTATGGGGCAGCCCCGGGGAGCGCAGGCTGATGCTGAAAGCGACGTTGGTCACCGTGATCGCCTTGCTCGCCAACCAGCTCATCTGGGCCATCTGGCCACATCCACGGCCGTTCATGATCGGCTTGGGCCACACGTGGATGATGCACGCGCCCGATTCGTCATTCCCAAGCGATCACATGACCGTGTTCGCCTGCATCGGCTTTACTTTGCTGCTGGATGGTTTGTCGGGGTGGGGCCTGATCATTCTGCTGACCGGGCTGAGCGTCGCCTGGGCGCGGGTATTTCTGGGCGTGCACTTCCCACTCGACATGGTGGGCGGGATGGTGGTTTCGCTTTTGGTTTATGCCGGGTTCTCGCCAGTCTGGAGACGTATTGGCCAGCCTGTCACCGATCTGGCGCAACGCTGCTATCGCAGCCTGATGGCGGTGCCGATCAAGGCGGGGTGGCTGCGGGGCTGA
- a CDS encoding oxidoreductase, whose amino-acid sequence MFSKGKKTALVTGASSGMGKAIAKQLIQDGYQVYVAARSVDKMADLARLGAQPLRMDISRDEEIVNGVQTILAQTGGVDVLVNNAGFGLYGPVEEIGIDEARYQFEVNLFGAARLTQLLLPSMRTKRAGHIVNITSMGGKMYSALGAWYHATKHALEGWSDCLRLEVAEFGIKVVIVEPGVIETGFGEGATETIIKRSTGGPYGRMVQMVAKSIKSTYGHGTGSDPQVIADVVSLAVASSHPRTRYAVGKFAKMLIRMRVWLGDRLFDRIILSQTR is encoded by the coding sequence ATGTTCAGCAAAGGAAAGAAAACAGCTCTGGTTACCGGCGCCTCGTCGGGTATGGGCAAAGCGATTGCCAAGCAGTTGATCCAGGACGGCTATCAGGTCTACGTGGCCGCACGTAGCGTTGACAAGATGGCCGACCTGGCAAGGCTCGGTGCCCAGCCGCTTCGGATGGACATTTCCAGGGACGAGGAGATCGTCAATGGTGTTCAGACCATCCTGGCCCAGACGGGCGGTGTGGACGTACTGGTCAACAACGCGGGCTTCGGTCTGTATGGGCCAGTTGAAGAGATCGGCATCGACGAAGCCCGCTACCAGTTCGAGGTCAACCTGTTTGGTGCCGCTCGCCTCACTCAGTTGTTACTACCCTCGATGCGTACCAAGCGCGCTGGGCACATCGTCAACATCACATCGATGGGCGGCAAGATGTACAGTGCCCTTGGTGCCTGGTACCACGCCACCAAACACGCTTTGGAGGGTTGGTCGGACTGTCTACGTCTGGAAGTGGCCGAGTTCGGCATCAAGGTTGTAATTGTCGAGCCTGGCGTGATCGAGACGGGCTTCGGCGAAGGCGCAACCGAAACCATCATCAAGCGTTCGACGGGTGGCCCCTACGGACGGATGGTGCAGATGGTGGCCAAGTCGATTAAGAGCACCTATGGGCATGGCACTGGCAGCGATCCACAAGTGATCGCAGACGTGGTTTCCCTGGCAGTGGCCAGCAGCCACCCACGTACACGCTACGCCGTCGGCAAATTCGCCAAGATGCTGATCCGCATGCGCGTCTGGCTTGGCGACCGTCTGTTTGATCGCATCATACTCAGCCAGACCCGTTGA
- a CDS encoding AraC family transcriptional regulator translates to MARNLTFSLDIGWRTLLNDFGLQPEHVLRKAGLPEDLFSRESYGLLTDEYFRFWRALESQADDAMFPLRIVETVSAEVFDPPLFAAFCSANLMQAVQRLAKYKQLVAPMSLDVEVGKGGEMTVSPRWLSVMTQVPYSLQVAEVAFFLRLATLATRERIKALRVTLPLLPPKTYARRYEVFFGTHVQRGEKPSITFTAADSLRPFLTVNQSMWRIFEPDLRRRLSELDAKATMAERVRAVLLELLPSNTATIEKTAERLGLSKRTLQRRLEDEGANFRGLVNTTRESLARHYLGSTSLSGGEIAFLLGFEDPNSFYRAFLDWTGQTPDTARHTMRLN, encoded by the coding sequence ATGGCACGCAATCTCACCTTCTCCCTGGACATTGGCTGGCGGACGCTCCTGAACGACTTTGGATTGCAGCCTGAGCATGTATTGCGCAAAGCCGGCTTGCCAGAAGACCTCTTTTCCCGCGAGAGCTACGGGCTGCTGACCGATGAATACTTCCGTTTCTGGCGCGCCTTGGAGTCACAGGCGGATGATGCGATGTTTCCGCTGCGCATCGTGGAAACCGTTTCGGCCGAGGTCTTCGACCCACCGCTTTTCGCTGCCTTTTGCAGTGCCAACCTCATGCAGGCCGTGCAGCGCCTGGCCAAGTACAAGCAACTCGTCGCTCCGATGAGCCTAGACGTGGAAGTGGGCAAGGGCGGAGAAATGACGGTCTCTCCACGCTGGCTGTCGGTGATGACGCAAGTGCCCTATTCGTTGCAAGTGGCCGAAGTCGCGTTCTTCCTGCGGCTGGCCACCCTTGCCACGCGCGAACGCATCAAGGCCCTGCGTGTAACGCTCCCGCTACTGCCGCCCAAGACCTACGCCCGACGTTACGAAGTGTTTTTCGGTACCCACGTACAGCGGGGAGAAAAACCGAGTATCACCTTTACCGCCGCCGACTCCCTCCGTCCCTTCCTCACCGTCAATCAGAGCATGTGGCGAATTTTCGAACCTGACCTGCGTCGTCGGCTCAGCGAACTGGACGCCAAAGCGACGATGGCCGAGCGTGTACGCGCCGTCCTGCTTGAGCTGCTGCCCAGCAATACGGCCACTATCGAGAAAACCGCGGAACGCCTCGGGCTCAGCAAACGCACCTTACAACGCCGGCTGGAAGATGAGGGCGCGAACTTTCGTGGCCTGGTCAATACCACGCGAGAAAGTCTGGCCCGCCACTATCTTGGCAGCACTAGCCTGTCTGGCGGGGAGATCGCCTTCCTACTCGGCTTTGAAGACCCGAATTCGTTCTATCGCGCATTTCTGGACTGGACGGGGCAAACACCTGATACCGCACGCCACACTATGCGCCTAAACTGA